The Strix uralensis isolate ZFMK-TIS-50842 chromosome 5, bStrUra1, whole genome shotgun sequence genome segment AAGATGGCTTTTTTCCCATTACTTTCTATAATCTCTGGCTTAAAGACAGGTGGTGATTCAGGATCTCTGTAGAGCTTGTATTGAGGCAATGTTTGTGTTCTTTCCAGGGAAGAGAATTATGGAACCTCAGATCCTGGAGGTGAACTTTAATCCTGACTGTGACAGAGCCTGCAAATACCACCCTACGTTTTTTAATGATGTCTTCAGCACCCTATTTCTGGATGAAACAGACAGCTGCCATGTGACGTGCATTGTCTAGCCACAGGAGGCTTGACTTTATTAATTTCCTTCCCAGATATGCTTAACAGCAAGATTTATATTTCAGTTCTATGAGCTGCTGATGCAACTATTTTCCTATACTGgtaatccaggaaaaaaaaactcaTATCAGGAGAATATGCATATACCATATACTGTATTGATAATAATTTTGTCTGCATTATCCTTGTCTTGCTTAGTTCTATAAGTCATCAGTTTGTGTTGACTCAATGTCTTGTTTATTGAATATGGGAGACCTCAAAATGGGACAGTAACTGGAGCAATTGACTTGTTCTTCAAGTAGCCTGACTGCTTGCTTGCTGGGAAACATTGCACAAGTTCCCTATGTCAGCATTAAAACTATAATTTACTGTATCGTGTTGGGAGTTCGTATATCTCTTACCTATCCAAAGATCTAAAAGGTCTGCTATTCAAAGATCTGAAATGTTCTGATGGGAAAATAATAATGGTGTTTCAGTATGATGAACTTACTAGAGTAATGAGATTAAAGATTTGATGGTTCTtcccatttttcttatttaaaaaaaggcaaacaaaacccacaacacttAGGAACCATGTACTGCTGGCTGTCATCCTTAGCCTGCCCCTTaaagaaagtaaattttttttttttgagaagaggtctgggaggaagggagaaggatgcAATGTCTAGAGCAGCACAGGAAAGCAGAAGTCTGAAGGAGTGAAAGGGATCTGGGAAACTGCTAGAAGCCCGAGCGGTCTTTGGACTTCAAAGATAGAGGTATTTGAGAGTGGGGTGTCAgtttgaaattaataatttctaatctctcctccctcctccacctcAGGGTAAGTAACTGAAATTTAGCAGTTTTAGGCTGTATTTATGTTGCTTTGTATGTTTGTATGAGTTGCAAAAATTTTGCTGTCCGTTACAAAGTACGTATTATGTGGgtagttgggggtttttttagctagCTGCAGGAATCAGGATCTACTCGAGAGCAGAGTACAGTTATAAAATCTTATAAATGTTCTAAACCTTGCTTCAAGCTTTGCAAATATGCACCATGTTATCCCTCATGATCAGGAAGGGAGAAGGATATTAGGCTGTTTCAGGCTGGTCTGAAGAAACCTACTTCTTTCCACTGACTGGAACATGGGCTGGAGAAATAAACCATCTGTGTCTTACGAAAATTCAGTCCCTGCACAGGTGGGGCAGAAGGGAGAGCTGATCGCCCAGCCAGAAGCGGTGCTGACAGCTGTATCCCTTTCCTGCTTGTGAGTCAGAACTTTTTTGGACTCCTTACTTAAATGTGATTAAAGAAACGTGGTGAAGTGCTTAACGTAGATGGTGTGACTACTTCTCATGCAGGGAAGAAGTTTGTCTGTGATATAGACTGTAGTAGCAGGTGCTTGAGACTGGAGGTCAGGGGACACACAGTGCTGCTCAGTGGATGTATTTGCCACTtggaggggagcagaaggcaCGTGCTGCCTTCAAGGGACCTGAAAACTCGTAACAAAGTGCCTGTGGATCTACAGTAAAGGGGAGGGTTTCCCTCATCTCAAAGGGAAAACCGATGTCATGCCTGGCAAACCAGAAGGCTGACTTTAAAAAAGGAGTAAGATTTGTGCAATGGGATAACAGGCTGTGGGCAAAAATAGTCTGTTGTTGTGCGAGAGGTGTTTTCATCTCGTAGGAACTAAGCATCCCAGCTCTGTGTCAGCTGCTGTAACCCCGAGGAGGAGAGACCCTCGTTCCTGTTTCACAGCCGCTGAAGCGAGGCGGTGTGGCAGCAGACCCTGGTAGCTACAGCATGCGTACTGCCCTGCTGGGGGCCTGGCTGCCCATATTTTTCTGcccaaaaccatttaaaaaataataaaaacagagcaacaaGGTTAGTAAGTTTACATGTAGTTTAATGCACTTAACTGACACCAGATTGTACAACACTTCAAAGCAGGAAGGCACAAATTGTGGAAAAGATCTCATCTTAAACGTTTCCAGAGTGCAGTGGCCAGAAGATAAACCTCTGGCCGCTGTAGTGGGACACATCACAGCACTAATGCACTGTGTCTAGTGGTAAACGTGGAAGACTCAGGACACGTCAGGGGCAGCTTTCTGGAAGCTGTGTTAATATGTGGCTGGATTTCTTCCTCTGAACATAATGAAGTTGGAGCTCACGCTTATTTCTGGTAATAGTTAAAATGCTGTTGTCATATAAAACATAATGctgtaataaagaaaattagTACTTTTCAATCAGCACTGTCTTTTAGTTTGCTATAAAAGCCAGTCAGGCATACACCCCTTTGACTTGTTTAGTAAAGgcatatttgttttaaacaagtcAACTTGTAATTAGCAGACTAATGGTATAAGTACTtcagccaaaaataaaataaggctaTAACTTTATATAGAAAgtgcttgtggaaaaaaaaagtatctctttGGCTGAAAACTGTTTATTCAGATTGTTTCTCGTTGCGATTGTCCTTCCAGATACGGTAATTGAGTGCAGAAGCCATGGTTAGCCAGGCTAAATAAGGAACCATCAAATAAGCTGCTGTTCTGCTGATGTTGTACCAGGAAGCAGTTGTAGCTGTTGCCGTACCAGTCGTGAGCAGGAGAGTTACCAACCCCTGAAACACAGGAAGGGGGTTAGTGTTGGTTTTACTTGTTGCATTTTCTTGACTAGATAGTCTTTGTGTGGCTCCTTCTACTTAGCTCTGGCACTTGTTAGATCCCTGTTGTGAGTTAATTCCTTCTCAGAAAACCAGCcagcaaaaaaaatacagatttctggTGAGTTATGAGTCAGTTTGACTCATAAAACAATACAACAGTCATAAGAAAGGacactgcagctgggagcaggagagggagaATAAAATCCATCTCACCCGTACCCTCTTTCTTTGGCAGCAGGAAGTGTTCCACTGATTACAAACCCCGTGTGACTCTGAGCAGGTCACTTAGAACTAGTAAACTCCAGTCTCTTTGTGTCACAGATGCTGCCTGAAGAGATGTGGTGTGAATGAATCTGTGATGGACTGCAAAGCCTTCCACTGTTACAGCACTGCATATAGATTTGGAGAACCAGGCAAATActtttattactgatttttatttttgaggcAAGTTGTTTCTCTTCAGACTGCAGAAAATTCGTCTTGTCTAAAATGGGTGCTGGTTACCAGAGTAATGTTATGATAAACTTCTTATCACTCCTGTTTGCCAGAGATACCTAGGCATAAATGTTGATGTTTTCTAGTCACACAAAGCTCTTATCAAAGGGTGGCAGAAAGAGCTTCTTGAAATCTAAACGTTTAAGGATGTTGTAGATACGTAAATTCTCTCAGGTGACTGCTGGCATGCATTAACGAGAACTTTAGAAAACTTCTGCAAACCATATTCTGTACTGAGGCTTGTTTTCAGGGAGAAAAGATTGTGACACAAAACTTTCATCTTAGCACTTTGCAAATGACAGCAGAAGCCTGCGAGAAAGCAGCTTGCTTTTCCACTTACCCATCCCATTTTGTGAGCTCCAAAAAATATTGGAGTCCATGCCCAGTTCAATGCCAGCTGCCCTGCATACAGCCCCAGAGGAACCACCGCCTTTTCGTTGAAGCCCCCCAGTTCCTTCCACACCAGGTAGGAGCCATACctggagaaagcaaagggaaggaaGGTGTAACTCAGAACTCTGGCTAGAAAGCAACCACGTGTTCTTGATCAAATGAAATGAGTAACTTCAGTGCTAGGGTCTAGGTTCATTTGGAAAAGCAGCTATCCAGGCACTGCTTGGCAAGTGACTGACAGCACAGGGCTGGTCACCTGCTGTGGacagagaaatagagaaaaattcCCTGTCCTGT includes the following:
- the TSPO gene encoding translocator protein isoform X1; protein product: MEAVPGWASAVGFTLLPHAGGFLGSRITRREVPVWYESLQKPSWRPPNWAFAPVWGTLYTSMGYGSYLVWKELGGFNEKAVVPLGLYAGQLALNWAWTPIFFGAHKMGWGLVTLLLTTGTATATTASWYNISRTAAYLMVPYLAWLTMASALNYRIWKDNRNEKQSE